A stretch of the Metopolophium dirhodum isolate CAU chromosome 8, ASM1992520v1, whole genome shotgun sequence genome encodes the following:
- the LOC132950119 gene encoding zinc finger protein 608-like isoform X2, giving the protein MAAPMREELGGAVAASTDSVGSGNGNNNNTSSNANFEYDDNEWDIGIGDLIIDLDADIEKTGSTSTTATSEALGVTNSAATTVGLTAGSGAMSGAAATAPTATTAGSNKATVEHSATVDKGLKMKIKRTKTGTKSFEAKHEIVKPGEQNGSLASTQSQSSGSASSNDSSGSSAESKQTGKHSSTSSTNCTTPTTSTTSTVSSVKRGSSSHRRDKTKDKQHSSSTSGDKCHKVNSSLSSELNGRGPVSQSAPRTSTFPALSSNTQSPNVPGPGPPVGEAGTSTSTSVANGPEQIVSTPVVPMENTQTTTKPSAVLSTLSKPLQSTSPPPTNKVKTANSSTSASLTEQKETADACVGTSISVGTVTEPDCFGPCEPGTHVNLEGIVWNEIEGVLVVNVTWRGKTYIGTLLDCTRHDWAPPRFSEASAGEPECRLPQKGRGKRGRASLTASPSNDLVNFTETRSSVHSKLRSNGTNKCNSSNNSSRRGTSSPTPSSFVPPRSDSNSSNKRKKPPGSEDEASGKKIKAEPASPPPMSPTMLDCPEPNCSKKYKNANGLRYHQSHAHGAALDDEDADTKESGGASTSENEDDTSPVSVSNSGIQDNLKEDQPIVINQPIEQPQLSTTPPVTEVDPPAPIQSPPLLVTKPSVLRFGLSGNEETNVVTPTLTAPKTVLSVPVVQPAPTPPPLLQPATPLQAIAPTSQSPQPQPPVLHVQSPASQQLPTPPQIQPLALNQPQVQKVPQFKVKPASALMPAEDNMKVNKDIKNKVATSSHKKKNRKSPASSPRPFSIDQPQFDSSNCSRDDVHSPAYSDISDDTAPILEVEMNDSMNKQKLSTTDKKSEPNAAHSPHPIQPYNHMYPAYYGQPPYLISSVQPNDTSKQIKEDEKINQHSQDLKMSSSTGDKDNKKDLQSNQAAEYQQQKLLQQYFNYDSYVQNYPYNIGAGYPMSMVQEKEMKPDDKNHQPSMPGTLSVPQPNKIKTEQIIPKEKPSHQNENHQIMKESIEMKSQMNSAYMFSRQQQQQQQQQQQQQQQQQQQQQQQQQQQQQQQHQQQQQQQQQQQQQQQQQQDDVRRYYVYPDQRRKDHGSGDHSHTKSNTQSTPTKHSMGTNSIHKHKEKHEDKKDDKMCKSSSHMSEGVKPTMETQGPPPPPTSSYAYIHPGFMQSPHFAGALAFDPMYRSAMNPMLVPGPYGNTPPPPYLHPQLHAQMQRYHAPEDLSRPAVSTQSSTPSQPPSGPKAALDLLQHHASQYYSSHKIHELQERAIKSPTPKPNAQPGLTPAPSPGTRQSPSLTSTGIVPSATERTTSTGPPSSTQSSGKSGSTGDPKDCRSPPPQSFPINLFHLIQRL; this is encoded by the exons ATGGCGGCCCCAATGAGAGAAGAGCTGGGTGGGGCGGTGGCGGCGTCCACAGATAGTGTTGGAAGTGGCAATGGCAACAACAACAATACCAGCAGTAATGCAAATTTTGAGTATGACGACAATGAATGGGATATTGGTATAGGCGATTTAATTATCGACTTAGACGCAGATATTGAAAAAACAGGATCAACATCTACAACTGCAACTAGTGAAGCCCTTGGTGTTACCAATAGTGCGGCTACAACAGTCGGTTTAACGGCTGGTAGTGGAGCCATGTCAGGAGCAGCTGCCACTGCACCCACAGCCACTACAGCTGGCAGCAATAAAGCTACTGTTGAGCATTCAGCTACTGTTGATAAaggattaaaaatgaaaatcaaaCGAACAAAAACGGGGACTAAGAGCTTTGAAGCTAAACATGAAATCGTCAAGCCTGGCGAACAAAATGGATCTTTAGCTTCTACCCAATCTCAGTCAAGTGGCAGTGCCTCTTCAAACGATTCATCTGGATCTTCCGCTGAGTCCAAACAAactg gtAAACATTCCAGTACATCTAGTACTAATTGTACTACTCCTACAACCAGTACTACTTCCACTGTAAGTTCAGTAAAACGTGGATCTAGCAGTCATCGAAGAGATAAAACAAAAGACAAACAACATAGTTCATCTACAAGTGGTGATAAGTGTCATAAAGTAAATTCTAGTTTGTCTTCTGAACTTAATGGTCGAGGTCCTGTTAGTCAATCAGCTCCTAGAACCAGCACTTTCCCAGCTTTATCAAGCAATACACAGTCACCTAATGTACCCGGTCCTGGACCACCGGTTGGAGAAGCAGGAACTTCAACTTCTACAAGTGTGGCCAATGGTCCGGAACAAATTGTATCAACCCCAGTAGTTCCAATGGAAAATACCCAAACTACTACAAAGCCTTCTGCGGTTTTGTCTACCTTATCAAAACCTCTGCAATCTACCTCACCACCCCCAACCAACAAAGTAAAGACTGCTAATAGTTCAACTTCTGCTTCCCTAACAGAGCaaaag GAAACAGCTGATGCCTGTGTTGGTACTAGCATCAGTGTTGGAACTGTTACAGAACCAGATTGTTTTGGGCCATGTGAACCTGGAACACATGTTAATTTAGAGGGAATTGTATGGAATGAAATTGAag gtgtGCTTGTTGTTAATGTAACATGGAGAGGAAAAACTTATATCGGCACATTGTTAGACTGTACTAGACATGATTGGGCTCCacctag gttttctGAAGCATCTGCTGGAGAACCAGAATGTCGTTTACCTCAAAAAGGACGTGGAAAAAGGGGTCGTGCTAGTTTAACAGCTAGCCCCAGTAACGATTTGGTAAATTTTACTGAAACCAGATCTTCAGTTCATAGTAAACTTCGAAGTAATGgtacaaataaatgtaatagCAGTAATAATTCAAGTAGAAGAGGTACATCATCACCCACACCGTCTTCGTTTGTACCACCACGTTCAGATTCTAACAGCTCTAATAAGAGGAAGAAACCTCCTGGTTCTGAAGATGAAGCTtcagggaaaaaaataaaagcagAGCCAGCAAGTCCACCACCTATGTCACCTACTATGTTAGATTGCCCTGAACCAAATTGttctaaaaagtataaaaatgcaAATGGATTAAGATATCATCAATCTCATGCACATGGTGCTGCTTTGGACGATGAAGATGCTGACACTAAAGAATCTGGTGGTGCAAGTACTTCTGAAAACGAAGATGATACTAGTCCTGTTTCTGTGAGTAATTCTGGTATTCAAGATAATCTAAAAGAAGATCAGCCTATTGTCATTAATCAACCAATTGAACAACCACAACTTTCCACAACTCCTCCAGTAACTGAAGTGGATCCTCCAGCTCCAATACAGTCTCCTCCTCTTTTAGTTACAAAACCTAGTGTTTTACGATTTGGCCTCTCTGGAAATGAAGAGACTAACGTTGTTACCCCTACATTGACTGCGCCTAAAACAGTTCTATCAGTTCCTGTTGTTCAGCCAGCTCCTACTCCACCACCACTGCTACAGCCAGCAACTCCTTTACAAGCAATTGCTCCTACTTCTCAGTCACCACAACCCCAACCACCAGTTTTACATGTACAAAGTCCAGCATCACAACAGTTACCTACACCTCCACAAATTCAACCTTTAGCACTTAATCAGCCACAAGTTCAAAAAGTACCACAATTCAAAGTAAAGCCAGCATCTGCTTTAATGCCCGCTGAAGATAATATGAAAGTcaataaagatattaaaaataaagttgcaACATCATCTCATAAAAAGAAAAACCGTAAATCACCAGCTAGCAGTCCCAGACCATTTTCCATTGATCAACCACAGTTTGATAGCTCAAACTGTAGCCGCGATGATGTACATAGTCCTGCATATTCTGATATCTCAGATGATACTGCACCAATTCTTGAAGTTGAGATGAATGATAGtatgaataaacaaaaattgtctACTACTGATAAAAAGTCAGAACCAAACGCAGCACATTCTCCTCATCCTATCCAACCATATAACCATATGTACCCAGCATATTATGGTCAACCACCTTATTTGATTTCCTCTGTTCAACCGAATGACACATCTAAACAAATAAAAgaagatgaaaaaattaaccAACATTcacaagatttaaaaatgtcatcttCAACTGGAGATAAAGATAATAAGAAAGATTTACAATCAAATCAAGCGGCTGAATATCAGCAACAAAAGCTTttgcaacaatattttaattatgattccTATGTTCAAAATTATCCTTATAATATCGGAGCAGGATATCCTATGTCTATGGTACAAGAGAAAGAAATGAAGCCTGATGATAAAAATCATCAACCTTCAATGCCTGGTACTTTGAGTGTTCCTCagcctaataaaataaaaactgaacaaaTAATACCCAAAGAAAAGCCTTCCCATCAAAACGAAAATCATCAAATTATGAAAGAAAGTATTGAAATGAAGTCACAAATGAATTCAGCTTATATGTTTTCAcgacaacagcagcagcagcaacaacaacaacaacaacagcagcagcagcagcaacagcaacaacaacaacaacagcagcagcaacaacaacaacagcatcagcaacaacaacagcagcagcaacaacaacagcaacaacagcaacagcagcaagATGATGTAAGACGTTATTATGTATATCCAGATCAGAGACGGAAGGATCATGGTTCTGGTGATCATTCACATACAAAATCGAATACACAAAGTACACCAACTAAGCACTCTATGGGCACTAACTCAATACACAAGCATAAAGAAAAACACGAAGACAAGAAAGatgataaaatgtgtaaaaGTTCTTCTCATATGTCAGAAGGAGTTAAACCTACAATGGAAACACAAGGACCACCTCCACCTCCTACGTCTTCATATGCATATATACATCCGGGTTTTATGCAGTCACCCCATTTTGCTGGCGCTTTGGCATTTGATCCTATGTACAGGAGTGCAATGAATCCTATGTTGGTGCCTGGACCTTATGGCAATACGCCACCACCCCCTTATTTACATCCTCAGCTACATGCTCAAATGCAACGGTATCATGCACCTGAAGATCTCTCACGACCAGCTGTTTCTACACAGTCGTCAACTCCTTCCCAACCACCATCTGGGCCTAAGGCGGCTCTTGATCTCCTACAACATCATGCTAGTCAATATTACTCTTCACATAAGATACATGAATTACAAGAACGTGCCATTAAGTCGCCTACTCCAAAACCGAATGCACAACCGGGCCTAACGCCAGCTCCGTCACCAGGAACAAGGCAATCTCCATCTTTAACGTCAACTGGCATAGTACCATCTGCCACTGAACGAACTACGTCTACTGGTCCTCCTTCGTCTACCCAATCTTCTGGTAAATCGGGATCAACTGGTGATCCTAAAGACTGCCGTTCACCACCTCCTCAAAG TTTTCCAATAAATTTGTTTCACTTAATTCAAAGGCTGTGA
- the LOC132950119 gene encoding zinc finger protein 608-like isoform X1 — MAAPMREELGGAVAASTDSVGSGNGNNNNTSSNANFEYDDNEWDIGIGDLIIDLDADIEKTGSTSTTATSEALGVTNSAATTVGLTAGSGAMSGAAATAPTATTAGSNKATVEHSATVDKGLKMKIKRTKTGTKSFEAKHEIVKPGEQNGSLASTQSQSSGSASSNDSSGSSAESKQTGKHSSTSSTNCTTPTTSTTSTVSSVKRGSSSHRRDKTKDKQHSSSTSGDKCHKVNSSLSSELNGRGPVSQSAPRTSTFPALSSNTQSPNVPGPGPPVGEAGTSTSTSVANGPEQIVSTPVVPMENTQTTTKPSAVLSTLSKPLQSTSPPPTNKVKTANSSTSASLTEQKETADACVGTSISVGTVTEPDCFGPCEPGTHVNLEGIVWNEIEGVLVVNVTWRGKTYIGTLLDCTRHDWAPPRFSEASAGEPECRLPQKGRGKRGRASLTASPSNDLVNFTETRSSVHSKLRSNGTNKCNSSNNSSRRGTSSPTPSSFVPPRSDSNSSNKRKKPPGSEDEASGKKIKAEPASPPPMSPTMLDCPEPNCSKKYKNANGLRYHQSHAHGAALDDEDADTKESGGASTSENEDDTSPVSVSNSGIQDNLKEDQPIVINQPIEQPQLSTTPPVTEVDPPAPIQSPPLLVTKPSVLRFGLSGNEETNVVTPTLTAPKTVLSVPVVQPAPTPPPLLQPATPLQAIAPTSQSPQPQPPVLHVQSPASQQLPTPPQIQPLALNQPQVQKVPQFKVKPASALMPAEDNMKVNKDIKNKVATSSHKKKNRKSPASSPRPFSIDQPQFDSSNCSRDDVHSPAYSDISDDTAPILEVEMNDSMNKQKLSTTDKKSEPNAAHSPHPIQPYNHMYPAYYGQPPYLISSVQPNDTSKQIKEDEKINQHSQDLKMSSSTGDKDNKKDLQSNQAAEYQQQKLLQQYFNYDSYVQNYPYNIGAGYPMSMVQEKEMKPDDKNHQPSMPGTLSVPQPNKIKTEQIIPKEKPSHQNENHQIMKESIEMKSQMNSAYMFSRQQQQQQQQQQQQQQQQQQQQQQQQQQQQQQQHQQQQQQQQQQQQQQQQQQDDVRRYYVYPDQRRKDHGSGDHSHTKSNTQSTPTKHSMGTNSIHKHKEKHEDKKDDKMCKSSSHMSEGVKPTMETQGPPPPPTSSYAYIHPGFMQSPHFAGALAFDPMYRSAMNPMLVPGPYGNTPPPPYLHPQLHAQMQRYHAPEDLSRPAVSTQSSTPSQPPSGPKAALDLLQHHASQYYSSHKIHELQERAIKSPTPKPNAQPGLTPAPSPGTRQSPSLTSTGIVPSATERTTSTGPPSSTQSSGKSGSTGDPKDCRSPPPQRHVHTHHHTHVGLGYPLYPAPYTGKPL; from the exons ATGGCGGCCCCAATGAGAGAAGAGCTGGGTGGGGCGGTGGCGGCGTCCACAGATAGTGTTGGAAGTGGCAATGGCAACAACAACAATACCAGCAGTAATGCAAATTTTGAGTATGACGACAATGAATGGGATATTGGTATAGGCGATTTAATTATCGACTTAGACGCAGATATTGAAAAAACAGGATCAACATCTACAACTGCAACTAGTGAAGCCCTTGGTGTTACCAATAGTGCGGCTACAACAGTCGGTTTAACGGCTGGTAGTGGAGCCATGTCAGGAGCAGCTGCCACTGCACCCACAGCCACTACAGCTGGCAGCAATAAAGCTACTGTTGAGCATTCAGCTACTGTTGATAAaggattaaaaatgaaaatcaaaCGAACAAAAACGGGGACTAAGAGCTTTGAAGCTAAACATGAAATCGTCAAGCCTGGCGAACAAAATGGATCTTTAGCTTCTACCCAATCTCAGTCAAGTGGCAGTGCCTCTTCAAACGATTCATCTGGATCTTCCGCTGAGTCCAAACAAactg gtAAACATTCCAGTACATCTAGTACTAATTGTACTACTCCTACAACCAGTACTACTTCCACTGTAAGTTCAGTAAAACGTGGATCTAGCAGTCATCGAAGAGATAAAACAAAAGACAAACAACATAGTTCATCTACAAGTGGTGATAAGTGTCATAAAGTAAATTCTAGTTTGTCTTCTGAACTTAATGGTCGAGGTCCTGTTAGTCAATCAGCTCCTAGAACCAGCACTTTCCCAGCTTTATCAAGCAATACACAGTCACCTAATGTACCCGGTCCTGGACCACCGGTTGGAGAAGCAGGAACTTCAACTTCTACAAGTGTGGCCAATGGTCCGGAACAAATTGTATCAACCCCAGTAGTTCCAATGGAAAATACCCAAACTACTACAAAGCCTTCTGCGGTTTTGTCTACCTTATCAAAACCTCTGCAATCTACCTCACCACCCCCAACCAACAAAGTAAAGACTGCTAATAGTTCAACTTCTGCTTCCCTAACAGAGCaaaag GAAACAGCTGATGCCTGTGTTGGTACTAGCATCAGTGTTGGAACTGTTACAGAACCAGATTGTTTTGGGCCATGTGAACCTGGAACACATGTTAATTTAGAGGGAATTGTATGGAATGAAATTGAag gtgtGCTTGTTGTTAATGTAACATGGAGAGGAAAAACTTATATCGGCACATTGTTAGACTGTACTAGACATGATTGGGCTCCacctag gttttctGAAGCATCTGCTGGAGAACCAGAATGTCGTTTACCTCAAAAAGGACGTGGAAAAAGGGGTCGTGCTAGTTTAACAGCTAGCCCCAGTAACGATTTGGTAAATTTTACTGAAACCAGATCTTCAGTTCATAGTAAACTTCGAAGTAATGgtacaaataaatgtaatagCAGTAATAATTCAAGTAGAAGAGGTACATCATCACCCACACCGTCTTCGTTTGTACCACCACGTTCAGATTCTAACAGCTCTAATAAGAGGAAGAAACCTCCTGGTTCTGAAGATGAAGCTtcagggaaaaaaataaaagcagAGCCAGCAAGTCCACCACCTATGTCACCTACTATGTTAGATTGCCCTGAACCAAATTGttctaaaaagtataaaaatgcaAATGGATTAAGATATCATCAATCTCATGCACATGGTGCTGCTTTGGACGATGAAGATGCTGACACTAAAGAATCTGGTGGTGCAAGTACTTCTGAAAACGAAGATGATACTAGTCCTGTTTCTGTGAGTAATTCTGGTATTCAAGATAATCTAAAAGAAGATCAGCCTATTGTCATTAATCAACCAATTGAACAACCACAACTTTCCACAACTCCTCCAGTAACTGAAGTGGATCCTCCAGCTCCAATACAGTCTCCTCCTCTTTTAGTTACAAAACCTAGTGTTTTACGATTTGGCCTCTCTGGAAATGAAGAGACTAACGTTGTTACCCCTACATTGACTGCGCCTAAAACAGTTCTATCAGTTCCTGTTGTTCAGCCAGCTCCTACTCCACCACCACTGCTACAGCCAGCAACTCCTTTACAAGCAATTGCTCCTACTTCTCAGTCACCACAACCCCAACCACCAGTTTTACATGTACAAAGTCCAGCATCACAACAGTTACCTACACCTCCACAAATTCAACCTTTAGCACTTAATCAGCCACAAGTTCAAAAAGTACCACAATTCAAAGTAAAGCCAGCATCTGCTTTAATGCCCGCTGAAGATAATATGAAAGTcaataaagatattaaaaataaagttgcaACATCATCTCATAAAAAGAAAAACCGTAAATCACCAGCTAGCAGTCCCAGACCATTTTCCATTGATCAACCACAGTTTGATAGCTCAAACTGTAGCCGCGATGATGTACATAGTCCTGCATATTCTGATATCTCAGATGATACTGCACCAATTCTTGAAGTTGAGATGAATGATAGtatgaataaacaaaaattgtctACTACTGATAAAAAGTCAGAACCAAACGCAGCACATTCTCCTCATCCTATCCAACCATATAACCATATGTACCCAGCATATTATGGTCAACCACCTTATTTGATTTCCTCTGTTCAACCGAATGACACATCTAAACAAATAAAAgaagatgaaaaaattaaccAACATTcacaagatttaaaaatgtcatcttCAACTGGAGATAAAGATAATAAGAAAGATTTACAATCAAATCAAGCGGCTGAATATCAGCAACAAAAGCTTttgcaacaatattttaattatgattccTATGTTCAAAATTATCCTTATAATATCGGAGCAGGATATCCTATGTCTATGGTACAAGAGAAAGAAATGAAGCCTGATGATAAAAATCATCAACCTTCAATGCCTGGTACTTTGAGTGTTCCTCagcctaataaaataaaaactgaacaaaTAATACCCAAAGAAAAGCCTTCCCATCAAAACGAAAATCATCAAATTATGAAAGAAAGTATTGAAATGAAGTCACAAATGAATTCAGCTTATATGTTTTCAcgacaacagcagcagcagcaacaacaacaacaacaacagcagcagcagcagcaacagcaacaacaacaacaacagcagcagcaacaacaacaacagcatcagcaacaacaacagcagcagcaacaacaacagcaacaacagcaacagcagcaagATGATGTAAGACGTTATTATGTATATCCAGATCAGAGACGGAAGGATCATGGTTCTGGTGATCATTCACATACAAAATCGAATACACAAAGTACACCAACTAAGCACTCTATGGGCACTAACTCAATACACAAGCATAAAGAAAAACACGAAGACAAGAAAGatgataaaatgtgtaaaaGTTCTTCTCATATGTCAGAAGGAGTTAAACCTACAATGGAAACACAAGGACCACCTCCACCTCCTACGTCTTCATATGCATATATACATCCGGGTTTTATGCAGTCACCCCATTTTGCTGGCGCTTTGGCATTTGATCCTATGTACAGGAGTGCAATGAATCCTATGTTGGTGCCTGGACCTTATGGCAATACGCCACCACCCCCTTATTTACATCCTCAGCTACATGCTCAAATGCAACGGTATCATGCACCTGAAGATCTCTCACGACCAGCTGTTTCTACACAGTCGTCAACTCCTTCCCAACCACCATCTGGGCCTAAGGCGGCTCTTGATCTCCTACAACATCATGCTAGTCAATATTACTCTTCACATAAGATACATGAATTACAAGAACGTGCCATTAAGTCGCCTACTCCAAAACCGAATGCACAACCGGGCCTAACGCCAGCTCCGTCACCAGGAACAAGGCAATCTCCATCTTTAACGTCAACTGGCATAGTACCATCTGCCACTGAACGAACTACGTCTACTGGTCCTCCTTCGTCTACCCAATCTTCTGGTAAATCGGGATCAACTGGTGATCCTAAAGACTGCCGTTCACCACCTCCTCAAAGGCATGTACATACACATCATCATACACATGTAGGTCTTGGATATCCACTATATCCAGCGCCTTACACGGGCAAgcctttataa